In one Juglans regia cultivar Chandler chromosome 11, Walnut 2.0, whole genome shotgun sequence genomic region, the following are encoded:
- the LOC109008161 gene encoding DNA excision repair protein ERCC-1-like isoform X2: protein MEEEEEQQKSRPNQERKSSIVIKIPSYQEVVESSQSKSTPLSLFNPSQSFSQAFSFIKSSEFYIPPPPLSSTSSSSFSQPVQASDGTGSRQTTQSDAPSSSSSASAPAATPSLMLSTSLVTQSRNAILVSHRQKGNPLLRHIRNVRWAFADVVCDYLLGQSSCALYLSLRYHLLHPDYLYFRIRELQKNFKLRIVLCHVDVEDAVKPLLEVTKTALLHDCTLLCAWSLEECGRYLETIKIYENKPADIIQGQMDTDYLSRLNHALTTVRHVNKTNVVTLGTTFGSLSHIMDASMEDLARCPGIGERKVKRLYDTFHEPFKRVVSSRSTVPDTPIQDNGEPCSTKEKDEDEDKDKENASNHKKEPEVTVKSALSAAFAKYTDKVGKKNNT from the exons atggaggaagaagaagagcagCAAAAGTCACGGCCAAATCAGGAGAGGAAGAGCTCCATAGTGATAAAGATACCATCTTATCAGGAAGTTGTTGAGAGCTCACAGTCGAAGTCAaccccactctctctcttcaaccCCTCCCAGTCCTTCTCCCAAGCCTTCTCCTTCATCAAATCCTCCGAGTTCTACATCCCTCCTCCTCCACTCTCTAgcacctcctcctcttccttttcacaGCCGGTTCAGGCCTCGGATGGAACCGGTTCAAG GCAAACTACTCAATCAGATGcaccatcttcttcctcatcggCTTCTGCTCCTGCTGCTACTCCTTCGTTGATGTTATCAACGTCACTTGTCACACAGAGTCGCAATGCTATTCTTGTGAGCCACAGACAG AAAGGAAATCCCTTGCTCAGACATATCAGGAATGTGAGGTGGGCTTTTGCGGATGTTGTCTGTGACTACTTGCTTGGTCAGAGCTCATGTGCTCTCTATCTGAG TCTTAGGTATCATCTGCTGCACCCAGACTACTTGTATTTCCGTATCAGAGAACTGCAAAAGAATTTCAAGCTTCGCATTGTTCTATGTCATGTTGATGTG GAAGATGCAGTCAAGCCTTTACTTGAAGTTACTAAGACAGCTCTACTTCATGATTGTACCCTATTATGTGCTTGGAG CTTGGAGGAATGTGGACGCTACTTGGAGACGATAAAAATCTATGAAAACAAGCCTGCAGACATTATTCAAGGCCAAATGGATACAGACTATCTTTCACGG CTAAATCATGCTCTGACAACGGTTCGACATGTTAACAAGACCAATGTAGTCACCCTTGGTACTACATTTGGG TCCCTTTCACATATAATGGATGCATCCATGGAAGATCTAGCCCGATGCCCTGGAATAGGAGAGCGCAAG GTAAAACGTTTGTATGACACTTTTCATGAGCCATTCAAACGGGTGGTTTCCAGCCGTTCTACTGTCCCAGATACTCCTATCCAAGACAATGGTGAACCTTGCTCTACCAAAGAAAAAGACGAGGACGAGGACAAGGACAAAGAAAATGCAAGCAACCATAAGAAAGAGCCTGAAGTGACAGTTAAATCAGCCCTGTCTGCTGCTTTTGCCAAGTATACCGATAAAGTTGGTAAAAAGAACAACACCTAG
- the LOC109008161 gene encoding DNA excision repair protein ERCC-1-like isoform X1: MEEEEEQQKSRPNQERKSSIVIKIPSYQEVVESSQSKSTPLSLFNPSQSFSQAFSFIKSSEFYIPPPPLSSTSSSSFSQPVQASDGTGSRQTTQSDAPSSSSSASAPAATPSLMLSTSLVTQSRNAILVSHRQKGNPLLRHIRNVRWAFADVVCDYLLGQSSCALYLSLRYHLLHPDYLYFRIRELQKNFKLRIVLCHVDVEDAVKPLLEVTKTALLHDCTLLCAWSLEECGRYLETIKIYENKPADIIQGQMDTDYLSRLNHALTTVRHVNKTNVVTLGTTFGVCCLLFHTYIFALFLCAHNCLSVHIELVVMPLQSLSHIMDASMEDLARCPGIGERKVKRLYDTFHEPFKRVVSSRSTVPDTPIQDNGEPCSTKEKDEDEDKDKENASNHKKEPEVTVKSALSAAFAKYTDKVGKKNNT; this comes from the exons atggaggaagaagaagagcagCAAAAGTCACGGCCAAATCAGGAGAGGAAGAGCTCCATAGTGATAAAGATACCATCTTATCAGGAAGTTGTTGAGAGCTCACAGTCGAAGTCAaccccactctctctcttcaaccCCTCCCAGTCCTTCTCCCAAGCCTTCTCCTTCATCAAATCCTCCGAGTTCTACATCCCTCCTCCTCCACTCTCTAgcacctcctcctcttccttttcacaGCCGGTTCAGGCCTCGGATGGAACCGGTTCAAG GCAAACTACTCAATCAGATGcaccatcttcttcctcatcggCTTCTGCTCCTGCTGCTACTCCTTCGTTGATGTTATCAACGTCACTTGTCACACAGAGTCGCAATGCTATTCTTGTGAGCCACAGACAG AAAGGAAATCCCTTGCTCAGACATATCAGGAATGTGAGGTGGGCTTTTGCGGATGTTGTCTGTGACTACTTGCTTGGTCAGAGCTCATGTGCTCTCTATCTGAG TCTTAGGTATCATCTGCTGCACCCAGACTACTTGTATTTCCGTATCAGAGAACTGCAAAAGAATTTCAAGCTTCGCATTGTTCTATGTCATGTTGATGTG GAAGATGCAGTCAAGCCTTTACTTGAAGTTACTAAGACAGCTCTACTTCATGATTGTACCCTATTATGTGCTTGGAG CTTGGAGGAATGTGGACGCTACTTGGAGACGATAAAAATCTATGAAAACAAGCCTGCAGACATTATTCAAGGCCAAATGGATACAGACTATCTTTCACGG CTAAATCATGCTCTGACAACGGTTCGACATGTTAACAAGACCAATGTAGTCACCCTTGGTACTACATTTGGGGTATGCTGCCTGCTGTTTCACACCTAcatatttgctttatttttgtGCGCGCACAACTGTTTGTCTGTTCATATTGAGCTGGTTGTTATGCCACTGCAGTCCCTTTCACATATAATGGATGCATCCATGGAAGATCTAGCCCGATGCCCTGGAATAGGAGAGCGCAAG GTAAAACGTTTGTATGACACTTTTCATGAGCCATTCAAACGGGTGGTTTCCAGCCGTTCTACTGTCCCAGATACTCCTATCCAAGACAATGGTGAACCTTGCTCTACCAAAGAAAAAGACGAGGACGAGGACAAGGACAAAGAAAATGCAAGCAACCATAAGAAAGAGCCTGAAGTGACAGTTAAATCAGCCCTGTCTGCTGCTTTTGCCAAGTATACCGATAAAGTTGGTAAAAAGAACAACACCTAG
- the LOC109008160 gene encoding probable serine/threonine-protein kinase PBL7, translated as MEVNNTEPPARPLGTANNYTQGHHHTHSPTNSQHHGIFPSISTLIIIISITSVVLLFAIFLIIIMLRRLKSANSNSTSKEHNSINNTSSRFIAHTTVNFNSSPDVKGGCLYGGHMVRTPPPRFGGVQVFTYKELEVATDKFSEPNIIGNGGYGVVYRGVLRDGTVAAIKMLHREGKQGERAFRIEVDLLSRLHCPYLVELLGYCADQHHRLLIFEFMPNGTLQHHLHPSNNQLKALDWATRLRIALDCARALEFLHEHSISTPVIHRDFKCTNILLDQNFRAKVSDFGLAKMGSDKINGQILTRVLGTTGYLAPEYASTGKLTTKSDVYSYGVVLLELLTGRVPVDTKRPPGEHVLVSWALPRLSNREKVVEMVDPALQGQYSKKDLIQVAAIAAMCVQPEAEYRPLMTDVVQSLIPLVKNLHSISSPASSRFLNRTSPRSS; from the exons ATGGAAGTTAACAACACAGAGCCACCTGCAAGGCCACTTGGTACTGCAAATAACTACACCCAAGGACACCACCACACACATTCTCCAACAAATAGCCAACACCATGGCATTTTCCCCTCCATTTCCACCCTTATAATCATCATCTCCATCACTTCTGTTGTCCTCCTTTTTGCCATatttctaatcattataatgCTCCGACGACTCAAATCTGCTAACAGCAATAGCACTTCCAAGGAACACAATAGCATCAACAACACAAGTAGCAGGTTCATAGCTCATACCACCGTGAACTTCAATTCTAGCCCAG ATGTGAAGGGTGGGTGTCTTTATGGAGGGCATATGGTCAGGACACCCCCACCTAGATTCGGAGGAGTCCAAGTGTTTACATACAAGGAGCTTGAAGTGGCCACAGATAAATTTAGTGAACCAAACATAATAGGAAATGGAGGGTATGGAGTGGTGTACAGAGGAGTCCTAAGGGATGGGACCGTGGCTGCAATTAAGATGTTGCACAGGGAAGGAAAGCAGGGGGAGCGTGCCTTCAGGATTGAG GTGGATCTATTAAGCCGCTTACATTGTCCTTATCTGGTGGAATTACTTGGCTATTGTGCTGACCAACACCATAGGCTTCTAATTTTTGAGTTTATGCCCAATGGCACTCTCCAACACCACCTCCACCCCTCTAACAATCAACTTAAAGCGTTGGATTGGGCTACTCGATTGAGGATAGCCCTTGATTGTGCTAGGGCCCTTGAGTTTCTCCACGAGCATTCAATCTCAACCCCAGTTATCCACCGTGACTTCAAGTGCACCAACATTCTACTAGATCAGAATTTCCGTGCCAAGGTGTCGGATTTTGGATTGGCCAAGATGGGCTCAGACAAAATCAATGGTCAGATCTTGACACGTGTGCTCGGGACAACCGGATATCTGGCACCAGA GTATGCTTCCACGGGTAAGCTTACAACAAAATCTGATGTATATAGCTATGGTGTGGTACTTCTAGAGCTGTTAACAGGCCGTGTACCAGTTGATACGAAGCGGCCCCCAGGAGAACATGTTCTTGTTTCATGG GCTCTTCCAAGGCTATCGAACAGAGAAAAAGTAGTAGAAATGGTTGATCCAGCTCTACAAGGCCAGTATTCCAAGAAGGATCTAATTCAG GTAGCCGCTATTGCAGCCATGTGTGTGCAACCGGAAGCAGAATATCGGCCTCTAATGACTGATGTTGTACAGTCACTCATCCCTCTGGTGAAAAACCTTCATTCTATTAGTTCTCCCGCCTCGTCGAGATTTCTAAATCGAACAAGTCCCAGGTCCTCGTGA